The proteins below are encoded in one region of Paraburkholderia aromaticivorans:
- a CDS encoding ABC transporter permease subunit, protein MSNPTTSSPAALGTPSGSRLLGSLKKRLSMFVPSGRSTVIGVPFLWLTLFFALPFVLVLKISFADLRLGIPPYTDLVTVKDGMVHFAMQLSHYAFLLQDDLYVATYISSLKMAAVSTFFCLLIGYPIAYYIARSEPTKRNLLMMGVMLPFWTSFLIRVYAWIGILKDDGLLNHTLMAIGMIHSPLRLYHTDIGVYIGMVYSYLPFMVMPLYAHLVKMDLTLLEAAYDLGCKPWTAFTRITLPLSKNGIIAGSLLVFIPAVGEYVIPELLGGADTLMIGRVMWDEFFNDMDWPMASAVTVAMVLLLLVPMAVFQYYQVKELEGAK, encoded by the coding sequence ATGAGCAATCCCACTACCTCTTCCCCCGCGGCGCTCGGCACGCCGTCCGGCAGCCGCCTGCTCGGCTCGCTGAAAAAACGCCTGTCGATGTTCGTGCCGTCGGGCCGCTCGACCGTGATCGGCGTGCCGTTCCTCTGGCTCACGCTGTTCTTCGCGTTGCCGTTCGTGCTGGTGCTGAAGATCAGTTTCGCCGATCTGCGTCTGGGCATTCCGCCCTACACGGATCTCGTCACGGTCAAGGACGGCATGGTGCATTTCGCCATGCAACTCAGCCACTACGCGTTCCTGCTGCAAGACGATCTGTACGTCGCCACATATATCAGTTCGCTGAAAATGGCCGCGGTCTCGACCTTCTTCTGCCTGCTGATCGGCTATCCGATTGCGTACTACATCGCGCGTTCGGAGCCGACCAAACGCAACCTGCTGATGATGGGCGTGATGCTGCCGTTCTGGACGTCGTTCCTGATTCGCGTCTACGCATGGATCGGCATTCTGAAAGACGACGGCCTGCTCAATCACACGCTGATGGCGATCGGCATGATTCATTCGCCGTTGCGCCTCTACCACACGGATATTGGCGTCTATATCGGCATGGTCTATTCCTACCTGCCCTTCATGGTGATGCCGCTGTATGCGCACCTCGTGAAGATGGATCTGACGCTGCTCGAAGCCGCTTACGACCTCGGTTGCAAACCGTGGACCGCGTTCACGCGCATCACGTTGCCGCTGTCGAAGAACGGCATTATCGCCGGCAGTCTGCTGGTGTTCATTCCGGCGGTCGGCGAATACGTGATTCCTGAGCTGCTCGGCGGCGCCGACACGCTGATGATCGGCCGCGTGATGTGGGATGAATTCTTCAACGATATGGACTGGCCGATGGCATCCGCCGTCACCGTCGCAATGGTTCTACTGCTGCTCGTGCCGATGGCCGTGTTCCAGTACTACCAGGTCAAGGAACTGGAGGGCGCGAAATGA
- a CDS encoding ABC transporter ATP-binding protein, with protein MARPAVTTKSKSDEFVRIENVVKKFGDSTAVDNVNLSIAKNELFALLGSSGCGKSTLLRMLAGLETVTSGRIFVDGEDLAAMPPYKRPVNMMFQSYALFPHMSVEANIAFGLKQEGAPKNEIKERVADALNLVQMSKYAQRKPHQLSGGQQQRVALARSLVKRPKLLLLDEPMSALDKKIRQKTQLELVNIIEKVDVTCVMVTHDQEEAMTMAGRLAVMSEGRIVQIGSPSQVYEFPNSRFSAEFIGSTNLFEGTVVADEPDHIFVESEELESRIYVSHGITGPLGMPVGISVRPERIKVSLDKPTTPHNWARGVVSDVAYMGSYSLYHVRLPSGKTVVSNLSSSHLMAEGAPSYNDDVFVYWSPASGVVLTQ; from the coding sequence ATGGCCCGCCCCGCAGTGACGACAAAATCGAAATCGGACGAATTCGTTCGCATTGAAAATGTCGTGAAGAAATTCGGCGACAGCACCGCTGTCGACAACGTCAACCTGAGCATCGCCAAGAACGAGTTGTTCGCGCTGCTCGGCAGCTCCGGTTGCGGCAAGTCCACGCTCCTGCGCATGCTCGCGGGGCTCGAGACGGTGACCTCCGGGCGTATTTTCGTCGACGGCGAAGATCTCGCCGCGATGCCGCCGTACAAGCGGCCGGTCAACATGATGTTCCAGTCGTACGCCCTCTTCCCGCACATGAGCGTGGAGGCGAACATCGCTTTCGGTCTGAAGCAGGAAGGCGCGCCGAAGAACGAGATCAAGGAACGCGTCGCCGATGCGCTCAATCTCGTGCAGATGAGCAAATACGCGCAGCGTAAGCCGCATCAACTGTCAGGCGGCCAGCAGCAGCGTGTGGCGCTCGCCCGTTCGCTCGTGAAGCGCCCCAAGCTGCTGCTGCTCGACGAGCCGATGTCGGCGCTCGATAAAAAGATCCGTCAGAAGACCCAGCTCGAACTCGTGAACATCATCGAGAAGGTCGACGTGACCTGCGTAATGGTCACGCACGATCAGGAAGAAGCGATGACGATGGCCGGGCGCCTCGCGGTGATGAGCGAAGGCCGCATCGTGCAGATCGGCTCGCCGAGCCAGGTGTACGAGTTTCCGAATAGCCGCTTCTCCGCTGAATTCATCGGCTCGACCAACCTGTTCGAAGGCACGGTGGTCGCGGATGAACCCGATCATATTTTCGTGGAAAGCGAAGAGCTCGAATCGCGCATCTACGTGAGCCACGGTATTACCGGGCCGCTCGGCATGCCGGTGGGGATCTCGGTGCGTCCGGAGCGCATCAAGGTATCGCTCGACAAGCCGACGACGCCGCACAACTGGGCGCGTGGTGTGGTTTCGGATGTGGCGTACATGGGCAGCTATTCGCTGTATCACGTGCGTCTGCCGAGCGGCAAGACCGTCGTGTCGAATCTCTCCAGTTCGCATCTGATGGCCGAAGGTGCGCCCTCCTATAACGACGACGTGTTCGTCTACTGGTCGCCGGCTAGCGGCGTGGTGCTGACGCAATGA
- a CDS encoding polyamine ABC transporter substrate-binding protein, with protein sequence MSVSHLRHAVAGAALLAFTGFAALSVTPALAADTELNVYNWSDYIAKDTISNFEKQDGIKVKYDNYDSDDTLQAKLLAGSSGYDIVVPTSNYMAKQIQAGVYQKLDKSKLPNLANLDPVLMKMIADADPGNQYGVPWAYGTDGIGYNVQAVQKALGANAPVDSWALVFDPANLSKLKGCGVSFLDQAVDVFAATLQYMHKDPNSTNPADYQAAFEVLKKVRPYITQFNSSGYINDLANNDVCVAVGWSGDVGIASRRTEEAKRSYQVKFSNVKEGGLLWFDVMVIPKDAPHPEAALKWINYISDPKVNAAITNEVFYPTANKAARQFVTPAVAQDKTVYPGDEVLSKMTLMKPMPTDILRLENRLWAQLKTGH encoded by the coding sequence ATGAGCGTTAGTCATCTTCGTCATGCGGTCGCGGGGGCCGCGCTTCTCGCCTTCACGGGTTTTGCGGCGCTGTCGGTTACGCCGGCCCTTGCGGCCGACACGGAACTGAATGTGTACAACTGGTCGGACTACATCGCGAAGGACACGATTTCGAACTTCGAGAAGCAGGACGGCATCAAGGTCAAATACGACAACTACGATAGCGACGACACCTTGCAAGCCAAGCTGCTCGCCGGCAGTTCGGGCTACGACATCGTGGTGCCGACTTCGAACTACATGGCCAAGCAGATTCAGGCCGGCGTGTACCAGAAGCTCGACAAATCGAAGTTGCCGAATCTCGCGAATCTCGACCCTGTGCTGATGAAGATGATTGCCGACGCCGATCCGGGCAACCAGTACGGCGTGCCTTGGGCATACGGTACGGACGGCATCGGTTACAACGTGCAGGCCGTGCAGAAAGCGCTCGGCGCGAATGCACCGGTGGATAGCTGGGCACTCGTGTTCGATCCGGCCAATCTCTCCAAACTGAAAGGCTGCGGCGTTTCGTTCCTCGACCAGGCTGTCGACGTTTTCGCCGCCACGCTGCAATACATGCACAAGGATCCGAACAGCACGAACCCCGCCGACTACCAGGCCGCATTCGAAGTGCTGAAGAAAGTTCGCCCTTACATTACCCAATTCAACTCGTCGGGCTACATCAACGACCTCGCCAACAACGACGTGTGCGTTGCCGTGGGCTGGTCGGGCGACGTCGGCATTGCAAGCCGCCGCACCGAAGAAGCGAAGCGCTCCTACCAGGTCAAGTTCTCGAACGTGAAGGAAGGCGGCTTGCTGTGGTTCGACGTGATGGTGATCCCGAAAGACGCGCCGCATCCTGAAGCAGCGTTGAAGTGGATCAACTACATCTCGGACCCGAAGGTCAACGCCGCGATCACCAACGAAGTGTTCTACCCGACCGCGAACAAGGCCGCGCGCCAGTTCGTGACACCGGCGGTCGCACAGGACAAGACCGTTTATCCGGGCGATGAAGTGTTGAGCAAGATGACGCTCATGAAGCCGATGCCGACCGACATTCTGCGCCTTGAAAACCGTCTTTGGGCGCAGCTTAAAACCGGTCATTAA
- a CDS encoding aspartate aminotransferase family protein yields the protein MSYRTEEVAYVQPAQPAASAQAAQATQQRSTAEYRALDAAHHIHPFSDMGSLNRSGSRVIVKAQGVYLWDSEGNKVIDGMAGLWCVNVGYGRKELADAAYKQMQELSYYNTFFKTTHPPVIELSALLAELAPEPFNHFFYCNSGSEGNDTVLRIVHQYWATQGKHSKKFVISRKNGYHGSTIAGGTLGGMGYMHEQMPSKVENIVHIDQPYFFGEAEGNLTPEEFALARAQQLEAKILEIGADNVAAFIGEPFQGAGGVIFPASTYWPEIQRICRKYDILLVADEVIGGFGRTGEWFAHQHFGFEPDLITLAKGLTSGYVPMGAVGLHDRVAKAIIENGDFNHGLTYSGHPVAAAVAVANLKLLRDEKIVDRVKNDTGPYFQKQLRETFANHPIIGEISGTGLVAGLQLAQDPKARKRFANGGDVGTICRDFCFNGNLIMRATGDRMLLSPPLVINKLEIDEIVSKAKKAVDATAQQLGIS from the coding sequence ATGAGCTACAGAACAGAAGAAGTCGCTTACGTGCAACCCGCCCAGCCGGCCGCGAGCGCACAAGCAGCACAAGCTACGCAACAACGCAGCACCGCCGAATATCGCGCACTGGACGCCGCGCATCACATCCATCCGTTTTCGGATATGGGCTCGCTCAACCGCAGCGGCAGCCGCGTGATCGTCAAGGCACAAGGCGTCTATCTGTGGGACTCGGAAGGCAACAAGGTGATCGACGGTATGGCCGGCCTGTGGTGCGTGAACGTCGGTTATGGCCGCAAGGAACTGGCCGACGCCGCGTACAAGCAGATGCAGGAACTGTCCTACTACAACACCTTCTTCAAGACGACCCACCCGCCGGTGATCGAACTTTCGGCCTTGCTCGCGGAGTTGGCGCCGGAACCGTTCAACCACTTCTTCTACTGCAACAGCGGTTCGGAAGGCAACGACACGGTGCTGCGTATCGTCCATCAATACTGGGCGACGCAAGGCAAGCATTCGAAGAAGTTCGTGATCTCGCGCAAGAACGGCTATCACGGTTCGACGATCGCGGGCGGCACGCTCGGCGGCATGGGCTACATGCATGAACAGATGCCATCGAAGGTCGAGAACATCGTCCACATCGACCAGCCGTATTTCTTCGGCGAAGCAGAAGGCAACCTGACGCCGGAAGAATTCGCGCTGGCCCGTGCGCAGCAACTGGAAGCGAAGATTCTCGAAATCGGCGCGGACAACGTCGCCGCGTTCATCGGTGAGCCTTTCCAGGGAGCGGGCGGCGTGATCTTCCCGGCTTCGACGTATTGGCCGGAAATCCAGCGCATTTGCCGCAAGTACGACATTCTGCTGGTCGCCGATGAAGTGATCGGCGGTTTCGGCCGCACCGGCGAATGGTTCGCGCATCAGCACTTCGGTTTCGAGCCGGATCTGATCACGCTGGCCAAGGGCCTGACGAGCGGTTATGTGCCGATGGGCGCGGTCGGCCTGCATGACCGCGTGGCCAAGGCGATCATCGAAAACGGCGACTTCAATCACGGTCTCACGTATTCGGGTCACCCCGTCGCCGCCGCCGTTGCAGTCGCCAACCTCAAGCTGCTGCGCGACGAGAAGATCGTCGATCGCGTGAAGAACGACACAGGTCCGTACTTCCAGAAGCAGTTGCGCGAGACCTTCGCCAATCACCCGATCATCGGCGAAATCTCCGGTACGGGTCTGGTGGCCGGCCTGCAACTCGCGCAAGACCCGAAGGCGCGCAAGCGTTTCGCCAATGGTGGCGACGTCGGCACGATCTGCCGCGACTTCTGCTTCAACGGCAACCTCATCATGCGCGCCACCGGCGACCGCATGCTGCTGTCGCCGCCGCTCGTGATCAATAAGCTGGAAATCGACGAAATCGTTTCGAAGGCCAAAAAGGCCGTCGACGCGACAGCACAACAACTCGGCATTTCGTAA
- a CDS encoding glutamine synthetase family protein produces MHDIDDFLKKNRVTEIEAIIPDMAGIARGKIIPRSKFESGESMRLPQAVMIQTVTGDYPEDGTLTGVTDPDMVCVPDASTIRMIPWATDPTAQVIHDCVHFDGTPVAISPRRVLRRVLELYKAKGWKPVIAPELEFYLVDMNKDPDLPLQPPIGRTGRPETGRQAYSIEAVNEFDPLFEDIYEYCEVQELEVDTLIHEVGAAQMEINFMHGDPLKLADSVFLFKRTVREAALRHKMYATFMAKPMEGEPGSAMHMHQSLVDEETGHNLFTGTDGKPTSLFTGYIAGLQKYTPALMPIFAPYINSYRRLSRFMAAPINVAWGYDNRTVGFRIPHSGPAARRIENRIPGVDCNPYLAIAATLAAGYLGMTQNLEATEPLLSDGYELPYQLPRNLEEGLTLMGACEPIAGVLGEKFVKAYLALKETEYEAFFRVISSWERRHLLLHV; encoded by the coding sequence ATGCATGACATCGACGATTTTCTGAAGAAGAACCGTGTCACCGAAATCGAAGCGATCATTCCGGATATGGCCGGGATCGCGCGCGGCAAGATCATTCCGCGCAGCAAATTCGAATCCGGCGAGTCCATGCGCTTGCCGCAGGCGGTGATGATCCAGACCGTCACAGGAGACTATCCGGAAGACGGCACGCTCACCGGCGTGACCGATCCGGACATGGTGTGCGTGCCCGACGCCAGCACCATCCGCATGATTCCGTGGGCCACCGATCCGACCGCTCAAGTGATCCACGATTGCGTTCACTTCGACGGCACGCCCGTCGCGATCTCGCCCCGCCGTGTACTGCGCCGCGTGCTCGAACTCTACAAGGCCAAAGGCTGGAAGCCGGTCATCGCGCCCGAACTCGAGTTCTATCTGGTCGACATGAACAAGGACCCGGATCTGCCGCTGCAACCGCCTATCGGCCGTACGGGTCGTCCGGAAACCGGTCGTCAGGCTTACTCGATTGAAGCCGTCAACGAATTCGATCCGCTGTTCGAAGACATCTACGAGTACTGCGAGGTGCAGGAACTGGAAGTCGACACGCTGATTCACGAAGTCGGCGCCGCGCAGATGGAAATCAACTTCATGCACGGCGATCCGCTCAAGCTCGCCGACAGCGTGTTCCTCTTCAAGCGCACGGTGCGTGAAGCCGCGCTGCGCCACAAGATGTACGCCACCTTCATGGCCAAGCCGATGGAAGGCGAACCGGGCTCGGCGATGCACATGCACCAAAGTCTCGTCGACGAAGAAACCGGCCATAACCTGTTCACCGGCACGGATGGCAAACCGACTTCGCTTTTCACGGGCTATATCGCCGGTTTGCAGAAGTACACGCCCGCGTTAATGCCGATTTTCGCGCCGTATATCAACTCGTATCGCCGTCTGTCGCGTTTCATGGCCGCGCCGATCAACGTGGCATGGGGTTACGACAACCGCACGGTGGGTTTCCGGATTCCGCATTCGGGACCGGCTGCGCGCCGCATCGAAAACCGCATCCCGGGCGTGGACTGCAATCCGTATCTGGCGATTGCCGCAACGCTCGCCGCGGGCTATCTCGGCATGACGCAGAACCTCGAAGCCACCGAGCCGCTGCTTAGCGACGGCTATGAATTGCCGTACCAGTTGCCGCGCAATCTCGAAGAGGGTTTGACGTTGATGGGCGCGTGCGAGCCGATCGCCGGAGTACTGGGTGAAAAGTTCGTCAAAGCCTACCTCGCTCTGAAGGAAACCGAATACGAAGCGTTCTTCCGCGTGATCAGTTCGTGGGAACGCCGGCATTTGCTGTTGCACGTGTAA
- a CDS encoding gamma-glutamyl-gamma-aminobutyrate hydrolase family protein produces MRNKPLVGISADRTMMGVHPSHMVGEKYIAAIVDGSQALAMLLPALGERQSAEDVLATVDGLLFTGSYSNVEPHRYGGHPSTPGTLHDAARDATTLPLMRAAIAAGVPVLAVCRGFQEMNVVFGGTLHQSVHAVDGLNDHRENKEDDLDVQYAPSHSITLTQGGLLQRLAGGTNEARVNSLHGQGVERLGVGLTAEATAPDGLIEAVSVTDARAFTLGVQWHPEWKHGNDALSTAIFRAFGDACRDRMRTKAGYGAASAAATHA; encoded by the coding sequence ATGCGAAACAAACCTCTGGTCGGCATCAGCGCCGACAGAACGATGATGGGAGTCCACCCGTCGCACATGGTCGGCGAGAAATACATCGCCGCGATCGTGGACGGCTCACAGGCGCTGGCCATGCTGCTGCCGGCGCTCGGCGAGCGTCAGTCCGCCGAAGACGTGCTGGCGACAGTCGATGGCCTGTTGTTTACAGGCAGCTACTCGAACGTCGAGCCGCATCGCTACGGCGGTCATCCGAGCACGCCGGGCACGCTGCACGACGCCGCACGCGATGCGACGACGCTGCCGCTGATGCGCGCGGCGATCGCCGCCGGTGTGCCGGTGCTGGCCGTCTGCCGGGGCTTCCAGGAAATGAACGTGGTTTTCGGTGGGACGTTGCATCAAAGCGTTCACGCGGTGGACGGTCTGAACGACCATCGCGAGAACAAGGAAGACGACCTCGACGTGCAATACGCACCGTCGCATTCGATCACGCTGACGCAGGGCGGTTTGTTGCAGCGCCTCGCGGGCGGCACGAATGAAGCGCGTGTGAATTCATTGCACGGTCAGGGCGTCGAGCGGCTGGGCGTCGGCCTTACGGCCGAAGCCACCGCGCCGGACGGCTTGATCGAAGCGGTGAGCGTGACAGATGCGCGCGCCTTCACGCTGGGTGTGCAATGGCACCCGGAGTGGAAGCACGGCAACGACGCGCTGTCCACCGCGATCTTTCGAGCGTTCGGCGACGCCTGCCGCGATCGAATGCGCACCAAGGCCGGCTATGGCGCGGCATCCGCCGCTGCCACGCATGCCTGA